The Chitinophagales bacterium genomic sequence AATAGGCCCGGTAATGGGTATGGGTAATAGCTGGGTCAGCAATATGACCAACACATTAAAGCCAAGTGCCTATCTGGGTATGGGTATCCTTTACAGCAGATATGAACACTGGGGATTTGGTGGCTTATTGATCGCATCGCACGAAGGTTATAGTCGTGAAGCTTACCGCTATCAGAATACTTATGTTAATACGATTGACCCTACTTACCTGCGTTTTACACCAAGGGCTTATTATTTCTTCGGAGATTATGGCAACAATGTTCGCCCTAAAATATATGCCGGTCCTTCTTTAGCTTATAAAGTAAGAGAAGACCAATACTTACAGGAACCTGAAACATTCAGAGAACTTACCTATACACGTCCGACAGGTGAGATGTTCACCAATTGGGACTTTGGTGTTAATGCTGGTGCGGGTGTTAATATAAAAATTGCCAGATATATGTGGCTAAACCTTGATGCAGATTATTATCACGGATTAATAAACGTAACGAATGAGAACAACAAAAACAGAACACTACGCGCTAATGCCGGATTGATGATAGGAATTTAAGACACCAGTATTGACATATCTATCGGGCCTGTTTGCAGCAGCAGGCCCGGTATTTATTACACTACCCGCCTTACTGTCATTAAATAAACAATCACTCCTGTAGTTGCCAGAGCTGTAACAATAAAAGCTAGCTCCGCTCCATATGAATACCAGAG encodes the following:
- a CDS encoding PorT family protein, producing MKKQIIGIIAFSLVVSGTALAQDAMTTKSQKSKYTSIGPVMGMGNSWVSNMTNTLKPSAYLGMGILYSRYEHWGFGGLLIASHEGYSREAYRYQNTYVNTIDPTYLRFTPRAYYFFGDYGNNVRPKIYAGPSLAYKVREDQYLQEPETFRELTYTRPTGEMFTNWDFGVNAGAGVNIKIARYMWLNLDADYYHGLINVTNENNKNRTLRANAGLMIGI